The DNA window ATTGGTTATTGTGGTCATGAAGAATGGCCTCATTGATGACTGGCAGAAGCAATTACCGGATAACAGTGCCAATCGATTTTTAGTCAATATTACGGCCAGCCAAGTCGAGCAAGTAGACAATTTTGTTGATACGTTAGGCATTGAATCCAGCGGCCTATTTCCCGTTGTTCGTGGTCGATTAACCAAAATTAATGATGACCAAGTGACTAAACGTGTGAGTAAGGAAGAAACTAAATCTGCTGATAATGGTCGCCGTGGTGTGGGTCGAGAGCTAAACCTGACTTGGCGTGATGTGATCCCTTATGAAAATAGTTTAATTGCTGGTAGCTGGTGGCAGCCAGAAGATACCCGCGCGTTAGTGTCTATCGAATCGACATTAGCAGATAAGTTAGATGTCGCTGTCGGGGATAACTTAACTTTCCAATTGGGGAGTGAAGAAGTGCAAGTGACGGTAAGCAGTATTCGTAAAGTGAACTGGCAAACGCTGCAACCTAACTTTTACATGATCTTTAATCAGCATGTGTTAGCTGATTTCCCTGCAACTTATATTTCATCGTTATATGTGCCAGATGATGCAACTGATGCTTTGCAGGATTTTTTGAGCCAGTATCCGACCATTACCTTAATAGATGTGGACGCTATCATTTTAACGAGTGGTAATGCTGGTAGAGACAAACGAACATACAGGCTCATAAGTGTATTTAAAACACCCACCAGTAATGGTAATCGCCAACCATAATTATTCATTTCTTCAACTGTTAATAGCTGATTTAAGGCGTAAACAACAACTAATGATATGACAACACCGGCTAATGAACTCGCGACAATTAGGCTACTGGTTTTGGATTTGTCTGCTTGGTCTGTACCTTGGTGTAGATAAGATATCAAGGTTGGGTATTCACCACCGAAACTAAATGCTTGTACAATTTGAAGTAATAAAAAGGCGACAACTATATATTTTCCAAGTGCTTCAACCGGCATGAACGCCATGCTCAAGGTGGCAAGGCCAATCATTAAGTTAGTTAATATTAATGCTGAGCGTACACCGTGATTTTTAGCATAATGGCCAATAACTAGCCCTCCGAGGGGGCGTACTAAAAATCGTAATGCGAATATTCCCCACACGACGTACTCGGCGTGCTCAATCCCCTGATGGGAAAATAAGACTGAAATGAAGCCTGAAATTGAGGCGAAAACCGCAATGTCATAAAACTCTAAGGCGTTACCTGTCACGGCTCCAATTTTTTGTTTCCATGTTAATCTGATCATTTTATTCCTTTAATATATTGATTAGTTTTAATAATTTCAATTTGATTACCATCTGGGTCATAGCAAAAAAAATAATTAAATGACCCTAATCGAGCTTGCTTGATCGGGGTTACGGTTGTCGTTGTCGATAATGCTTGGTGTATCTTTATTAAGTCATCGACTTCAATTGCTAAATGACGAATGCCAATGGCTTTAAGGTAGATTAAGTCTTCGTGATCTTGAGGCGATACAGCATCAGCAAAAGTAAACAATTCAATATGTGTGTTTCGGTTTTCCAGCAATACTATAGTGCACTGTTTATCTTGAAACTCTTGCTCAATGGTAAAGCCAAACTTGTGATAAAACGCGATGCTGGCAGTCAGCGATACGCATGTTATTGAGACATGATGTAGGCGTCCAGACATGCCAGCGTTACTCCCTGTATTCTTAGTGCGTTAAATAAGAAGGATAAAGGTAAGTTCGCACAATTGAATTTCTCTTTAATGACGTTCACGCGTTTGCGTTCATTTGCTTCACTGCAATGATGATAACGTGCGATTTCTTTAATACTTTTAAGCTCAAGTAAGCAATGAATAGTTGCCATTTCTTTGGCTGTTAATATTACATCTCCAAATTGAATTTTATTGGTATGCACTATTTTAGTTATTGGTAGTGTGGGAATACTGTTGTGTTGTAGATGATCAAACATAGGTAAAGTTATGTCTTTTTTATCGAACCAGAGTTGATTTGCTACTTTACTGACCTTAGGTTTCAGCTGACCAAGAGCCATAATTGCTGATGGGGATAAATGCTTATTAGAAGTAAATGAAAACAGTTCAAAATAATCATCGTGCTTTGTGCAAATATCAATTTTATTTGCGTTATGCAGATATTTTTTTGAAATGTTGCAGTGCTCATCGCTAAATGTATTCCACAAATGGACGCCATGGTGAAGCCGTTCATCTAAGCGACGATATAGCCCTGAATCCCAATATTGTAAATGCCATTCATATTTCGTTGATAAAGTTAAAACTGTGCGTTTTTTTATATTGATTATAGAAAAACTTATATGTTCTTTACTATCCTTGTATGTGAATATATCTGCAAAATTTTGACATCGTTTTTCGTTATCTAAATTATGAACGATCCAAGATCGCATCCTTCAATCTAATCACTTTGGGATAGATGGTACCTGCAAATCTGGGTTAATAACACTAAAATATACTTAAAAAGTCATATTTTTAGTATTGAGAACCCACGTTAAGTAACATTAGGTGAAATTCATTAACATATCTTTGTGCTCAATTATAGGTGTAATTTATGCCACTATTAAACGGGCCAATTGTTGGTATTATGCCATTCGTTAATGGGAACACTGTGTCTCAATTTAAACTAGCAAAGGTAAAAGGGATATTTATGGCTTTCTATTATTATGCAATATTGGCTGTCTTTATGATGCTCATGCCCTGTCTGTTTTTTGTTAATGGGATTATTAATTACAACCGTAATTCAAATTAAAGCTATTACTTATAAGCGTTGTCGAAGCATTAATTATTGACTTGGTTTAAGCACATAATTAGCGGAATCTGCTGTTAGATTTACTTTTAATTATAATAAACCTTATTCATTCTTATCTATGTGGATAATAGATTATTAAATGAACTGTGAGCATTCACATATAGATCTTCTATCGGTAAACTATTGCTCTTAATGATTATTTACTAATTTATTTAGCGATTACAGAGGTTACTGAATACAGTGATTTTTTGGAATCAAGGGGAATGGTTTGCCGATAATTCGACCAATGGTGTCTAGATTTCTTATTATTTTGATGATTGCGCTGATCCCCGCATTATCTTTTATGTCATATAATATTTGGCATGAATTTATGGCTGAAAAACAAAAAATACGTGATAAAGCATTTCTATTTGCTGAAAAGGTGGTAAAACAGCAAAAAAATAAAATTCGGTATACTAAAAATATCCTATTTAATTTAGCGGAAGACCAAGCCATACTTAACCCCGAAAACCCTAATTGTTCTCTGTTTATTTCTAGAATCCAACGCCTTAATCCTATTTTAACTGATATCAAAGTACCGCTAGCCAATGGTGACCTGCTGTGTAATGCGCTGCCATTGCAACAAACAACTAATGTTTCAGGCCGTTGGTACTTTCGTAATACCATTGAAAATGGTTTGTTTTCGATGAGTAAATTCCAGATTGACAGAGAAACTGGCCTCGCTTCAATGAACTTTTCGGTGCCAGTCTATGATAAAGATAACAATATTATAGCCGCTGCTGTGGCAGTTCTATCGTTAAAATGGTGGGGTGAACAATTAACAGATAATTTTTTCCCTAAAGATGGTGCTGCTTTTATTGTTGATCGCGACGGTCAAGTCGTCGCTTCACACTATGGTATTGCTACCGAAAATGAAAGTTTAGCCATGATCCTTACTGATTCACTGCCACAAAAAGAAGGTGTTTATGAAGTAAAGTCGGCAGATAATATACGCCGTTTAGTCGCCTATAAACCTATGTTTCCAGCCGATAGTGGTAGTGATGCATTTGTTCTTATTGCACTGCCGTTAGAAAGCGCTTATGCAAGAGTATATGCAGAATTACAAGAAAATATAATAGCCTTGCTATTTAGCTTAGCCACATTAAGTTTTATATTGCTCTGGGGTTCACGGGTTAAAATTATTCTTCCAATTTATCAACTGTTTGATACAGCCAAAAGTTTGATCTCTGAGCATTTAGAATATACAGAGTCAACGCAAAAAAATAAGGCTTTAGATAACAAATATAATAGTGAATTATGGGCTGTATCAGATCATTTTAATTTGGTTATTGCAGAGCAAAAGAAGCAGCGACAAGAATTGAAAGACTTAGTTTATCTCGACCAATTGACTCAACTACCAAATCGACACGCATTATTAAATAGTATCGAGAATAAACTTTCTTGTCCTGACGATAAATTCGCGATTGTTCTTATCGACATCGATAATTTTGGAGTGTTAAATGATCGTTTCGGGCATGATATTTGTGATGGTCTATTAGTCGAAATTGCTAATAAATTGCTTTCATTGTGCCAACACGATGAAGAGGTTGGCCGTTGGTGTGGTGATGAATTTGTTTATATTCTCCCTTCCCATAAGCGCGATCTTTTGGACCATAGAATTAATTCTATTTTAGCGTCGCTCTCTGAGCCTATTCAATTAGAGATTATTTCTTATGCTTGCCAGGCGCGTTGTGGCGTTGTAGTCAGTCATGAGTTAGCTATAAAAGATGCGAGTAAATTGATGCATTTTGCCGATTTAGCCGTATCAAAAGTGGGAGATAATAAGGCTTGTAAGATTACTTACTTTAAACAAGATATGGAAACTGCAGGTCATGAGCGGTTCGAACTTGAGGCTGAGTTACGTCATGTAATATCGCGTGGTGAGCTACGATTACACTATCAACCTATTATTAATTTTAAAACGGGTAAATATGAACTAGCGGAGGCATTAGTCCGCTGGCAACATCCTCGTCGAGGTTTAGTTGAGCCATTGCAATTTATTGAATTGGCTGAAAGAACGGGATTGATTATTAATATTGGCCGTTGGGTTCTATGTGAAGCTATTCGTCAGTTAGCCATGTGGCGTAGTGATGAGCTAATTGATATTAATGAAGTGGCTGTAAATTTATCTCCAATACAGTTACAAGATAATGAGCTAATTCAGATGATTACGGCGACATTAATAAAGTATGATATTGAACCTAAATGGTTAACATTGGAGATCACTGAATCTGTGTTACTTGATGGTGGTGATGAAGCGTTAGCAACAATTGCCCAGTTTAGAAGCATGGGAATTAGAGTCGCGTTGGATGACTTTGGTACGGGTTACTCAAGCCTTAGCTACCTGTCTCGTATTCAGCTGGATAAAATCAAAATTGATCGTTCATTCGTTAATGAGATCGGTAATGCACGTGATGATATTTTAATTGAAACAATAATAACAATGTCGCATCGGATGAATTTAGCGGTTGTCGCAGAGGGGATTGAAACCGTATCACAATCAATGCTTTTGGAGAAATTAGATTGTGAATATGGGCAAGGTTACTATTTTAGTAAACCGCTTGAGGCTAGCGCTATAACAAAATTTTTTAAAACATTAAATGAACCTTGTATAAACTCATGAAGAATAAGGAAATCGTAATGAATAAAACGGTAATTAAATATGGCCTTATATTAGCTGCGCTGGTTAATATTGGTGGGGTACTTACGTTCTCGAAATTGTTTAGTAATACGGCAATTAATGATGCAGATCCAGTTGTGATGTCTAACTTTGGTTTAGTTATGATTGTGGTATGGGGACTGGCATATTTTGCTGCCGCGATGACTAAAGGTAATATTCGTTTGTTAGTCTCAGTTTTTGCGGTAGAAAAGCTGGTATACGTGGGCGCATGGGTGTATTGGTTAACAACAAATAACTTATTTAACTTGTACGAAGTAGATTTACTTGCCGGTATCTTTTATACCATTTACGGCTTAAATGATTTGTTGTTTATGGTGTTCTTTATCAAGGTTACTATGTATAAAGGCGCTGATGTTTAATGATAAATTAGCGTTAATAGAAGCTAATAAGCGTAATCACAGTGCCTTTTCTTATTTAAAACGATTAACTGACTTGATCTAACTGTGCGTTACGATAAGTCACAATATCTTCAATCGTTAATACCGGTAAGTCGTGCTTTTCACCAAAAGTAATGATTTCTGGTAGACGTGCCATTGTACCGTCAGGATTGGTTACTTCACATAATACGCCAGCAGGTTTTAGCCCCGCGAGTTTCATTAAATCAATTGTCCCTTCGGTATGACCACGGCGCGTTAATACACCACCTGGTTGTGCGCGTAGTGGGTAAACGTGACCTGGACGTGCCAAATCACTTGGCATTGCATTATCGGCAATCGCGGCTTTAATTGTGGTGACACGATCCGCAGCAGATACGCCTGTTGTTACGCCAACGGCCGCTTCGATGCTAACTGTAAATGCCGTACCATATTGGCTTGAGTTATTCTCAACCATAGGTGCAAGCTCTAAATGCTTAACACGCTCGTCAGGTAGACAAACACAAACAATACCACTGCCTTCTCGGATCAGTAGCGCCATTTGTTCATTGGTAAGCGACTCAGCCGCATACACCATATCACCTTCATTTTCACGGTCTTCATCATCAACAACTAAAACCCCTTTGCCTAAACGTAATGCGGTTAGTGCTGTTTCAACACGCGTGATTGCGTCGCCAAAAGGGGAAAGTAAAGACTGATTCATGGTTTAAATCCTTAATATACAACTATATAAAATATTGGGTTCCAGAATCAGGGCGTGCAGAATTAGAGGTGCGTGATTAATCATCTACCAAGGTAAATGTTAACGCATCTTATATTCTCTCTCATCCGGACTTAGACATATTCGTGAATATGTCATTACCGTCGGCTCTGGACTAGGCTATATGGCATAGCATTCACCAGATCTGCTGACCCTAAGTGATGACTTTATTAAATCATATGCCACTTAGGCGCTCGCGGGCTGAAATAGGTGACGAATAAATCGACCGCCTGATTATTACCGCCGGTGGGGAATTACACCCCGCCCTGAGAATTTAATCGATTAATGATCATGTGATCACCGTCGACAAGGTTATGTTGCCTTGATTTTATGCAAATGACAAGTGTTTAAAAGCTGACGGGGTGTACTGAAAAATCTAAGTAATAATATCGTGCAAACACCAAACTGTTGTTTGACATCAGATATAGAAATGGCGCTGTGAGTGAGACTCATAACGCCATTCTTTATATCGTATAAATTAATAAGAGCAATTGAAATTATCCGCCTGCGAGTTTCACAGTGTAGCCTTTCTTCTCTAAAAATTCTTTTGCCATGTCACGCTGATCACCTTGGATCTCGATGATAAAATCTTTGACACTGCCACCCACACCGCTTTTCTTTTTCAATTCTTTTGCGAGTGCTTTTAATTCTTTTTCGGGTAATTCTATACCGCTAATCGTCGTCGCACCTTTACCTTTACGGCCTTTTGTTTCGCGGCGGATACGTACAATGCCATCACCTTCAGGTGCAGTTTCAACTTGTTTTTCTTCTTTAATACGACCGCTTTCGGTTGAGAAAACCATGCGGATATTGTCATCGAAATGCATATCAATACTCATTAACAGTCAATAAAAGGGATTATAGCAAATAAAAGTAAAAATGATAACGCTAGAAGTGAGCCCGCTCCAACTGTATTCGTGAGTTTAGAGCGAATTTTTTACGCTGATGTTTCGTTAGTCATTATCATATTCATGAATGATATGATTGAGTAGGCTTCCTTCCAATAGTGCCTTGCGAACTAACGCCACACCGGCCATAGAGGGTTCATTTTGAAACTGTGCTTCGTTAATCACGACGTTGGGTACAAAACTACCTAATGCATGTTGTTGCACACTGTGTTCAATGATTGGGAAGAT is part of the Moritella viscosa genome and encodes:
- a CDS encoding membrane protein, whose amino-acid sequence is MNKTVIKYGLILAALVNIGGVLTFSKLFSNTAINDADPVVMSNFGLVMIVVWGLAYFAAAMTKGNIRLLVSVFAVEKLVYVGAWVYWLTTNNLFNLYEVDLLAGIFYTIYGLNDLLFMVFFIKVTMYKGADV
- the ribB gene encoding 3,4-dihydroxy-2-butanone 4-phosphate synthase yields the protein MNQSLLSPFGDAITRVETALTALRLGKGVLVVDDEDRENEGDMVYAAESLTNEQMALLIREGSGIVCVCLPDERVKHLELAPMVENNSSQYGTAFTVSIEAAVGVTTGVSAADRVTTIKAAIADNAMPSDLARPGHVYPLRAQPGGVLTRRGHTEGTIDLMKLAGLKPAGVLCEVTNPDGTMARLPEIITFGEKHDLPVLTIEDIVTYRNAQLDQVS
- a CDS encoding putative membrane associated signaling protein, GGDEF family protein, giving the protein MVSRFLIILMIALIPALSFMSYNIWHEFMAEKQKIRDKAFLFAEKVVKQQKNKIRYTKNILFNLAEDQAILNPENPNCSLFISRIQRLNPILTDIKVPLANGDLLCNALPLQQTTNVSGRWYFRNTIENGLFSMSKFQIDRETGLASMNFSVPVYDKDNNIIAAAVAVLSLKWWGEQLTDNFFPKDGAAFIVDRDGQVVASHYGIATENESLAMILTDSLPQKEGVYEVKSADNIRRLVAYKPMFPADSGSDAFVLIALPLESAYARVYAELQENIIALLFSLATLSFILLWGSRVKIILPIYQLFDTAKSLISEHLEYTESTQKNKALDNKYNSELWAVSDHFNLVIAEQKKQRQELKDLVYLDQLTQLPNRHALLNSIENKLSCPDDKFAIVLIDIDNFGVLNDRFGHDICDGLLVEIANKLLSLCQHDEEVGRWCGDEFVYILPSHKRDLLDHRINSILASLSEPIQLEIISYACQARCGVVVSHELAIKDASKLMHFADLAVSKVGDNKACKITYFKQDMETAGHERFELEAELRHVISRGELRLHYQPIINFKTGKYELAEALVRWQHPRRGLVEPLQFIELAERTGLIINIGRWVLCEAIRQLAMWRSDELIDINEVAVNLSPIQLQDNELIQMITATLIKYDIEPKWLTLEITESVLLDGGDEALATIAQFRSMGIRVALDDFGTGYSSLSYLSRIQLDKIKIDRSFVNEIGNARDDILIETIITMSHRMNLAVVAEGIETVSQSMLLEKLDCEYGQGYYFSKPLEASAITKFFKTLNEPCINS
- a CDS encoding putative translation factor, which translates into the protein MSIDMHFDDNIRMVFSTESGRIKEEKQVETAPEGDGIVRIRRETKGRKGKGATTISGIELPEKELKALAKELKKKSGVGGSVKDFIIEIQGDQRDMAKEFLEKKGYTVKLAGG